The following proteins are co-located in the Synchiropus splendidus isolate RoL2022-P1 chromosome 14, RoL_Sspl_1.0, whole genome shotgun sequence genome:
- the isl2a gene encoding insulin gene enhancer protein isl-2a isoform X2 — protein sequence MAPLPVEVQVCRRHCWRICVFSPPLCRRRGTSFSPAARTRTPLLSSRSSCMVDILLRASFLDDMGDHSKKKSGLAMCVGCGGQILDQYILRVSPDLEWHAACLKCAECSQYLDETCTCYVREGKTYCKRDYLSSDLVMRARERVFHMECFRCSVCSQNLLPGDEFSLRDDELLCRADHCLLLDRSAAGSPLSPGGLPARALHCPEPVSVRHPPHHRNHVHKQSEKTTRVRTVLNEKQLHTLRTCYNANPRPDALMKEQLVEMTGLSPRVIRVWFQNKRCKDKKKSILMKQLQQQQNSDKTNLQGLTGTPLVAGSPIRHESSIQGNPVEVQTYQPPWKTLSDFALQSDLDQPAFQQLVSFSESGSLGNSSASDVTSLSSHLPDTPNSMVPSPVDT from the exons ATGGCCCCTCTCCCTGTGGAGGTCCAGGTCTGCAGACGTCACTGCTGGAGGAtctgtgttttctctcctcctctctgtcggCGGCGCGGCACAAGTTTCTCTCCTGCCGCCAGGACCCGCAcgccgctcctctcctcccgCTCCTCCTGCATGGTGGACATCCTGCTGCGCGCTTCTTTCTTGGATGATATGGGGGATCATTCCAAAA AGAAGTCCGGACTCGCCATGTGTGTGGGCTGCGGAGGTCAGATCCTCGACCAGTACATCCTGAGAGTGTCCCCGGACCTGGAGTGGCACGCGGCCTGCCTCAAGTGCGCCGAGTGCAGCCAGTACCTGGACGAGACCTGCACGTGCTACGTCAGGGAAGGAAAGACCTACTGCAAGCGGGACTACCTGAG CAGCGACTTGGTGATGCGCGCGCGGGAGCGCGTCTTCCACATGGAGTGTTTCCGGTGCTCGGTGTGCAGCCAGAACCTGCTGCCCGGGGACGAGTTCTCTCTGCGGGACGACGAGCTCTTGTGTCGGGCCGATCACTGCCTGCTGCTGGACAGGTCGGCCGCTGGAAGCCCGCTGAGTCCCGGTGGGCTTCCCGCCAGAGCCCTGCACTGTCCAG AACCGGTGTCGGTCCGGCATCCACCTCACCACCGGAACCACGTCCACAAGCAGTCGGAGAAGACCACGCGGGTCCGGACGGTTCTGAACGAGAAGCAGCTGCACACACTGCGGACCTGCTACAACGCCAACCCGAGGCCGGACGCGCTGATGAAGGAGCAGCTGGTGGAGATGACCGGCCTCAGTCCGCGGGTCATTCGGGTTTGGTTCCAGAACAAGCGGTGCAAAGACAAGAAGAAGTCCATCCTgatgaagcagctgcagcagcagcagaacagcgACAAGACC AACCTGCAAGGTCTGACCGGAACCCCTCTGGTCGCTGGAAGCCCAATCCGCCATGAGTCATCGATCCAAGGGAATCCAGTGGAGGTGCAGACCTACCAGCCCCCCTGGAAAACCCTCAGCGACTTCGCCCTGCAGAGTGACCTGGACCAGCCGGCCTTCCAACAACTG GTGTCTTTTTCGGAGTCGGGCTCGCTGGGAAACTCGTCGGCCAGTGACGTGACCTCTCTGTCCTCGCACTTACCGGACACACCGAACAGCATGGTTCCGAGCCCCGTGGACACGTGA
- the etfa gene encoding electron transfer flavoprotein subunit alpha, mitochondrial, with protein MIRTFNKTNLRGLTSLLQRFQSTLVVAEHNDDKLTPITLNAITAANKLGGDVSCLVAGANCGKVAEEISKVQGVKKVLVVQHDSYKGALPEELTPLILATHKQFNFTHICAGASAFGKNLLPRVAAKLDVAPISDIIEIKSPDTFVRTIYAGNALSTVKCNEPVKVFTVRGTSFEAAATEGGSATKEDVAATSPMDVSEWVEQNLTKSDRPELTSAKVVVSGGRGLKSGENFKLLYDLADKMNAAVGASRAAVDAGYVPNDMQVGQTGKIVAPELYIAVGISGAIQHLAGMKDSKTIVAINKDPEAPIFQVADFGLVADLFKAVPEMTEALNK; from the exons ATGATTCGAACCTTCAACAAAACCAACCTGAGGGGCTTG ACCAGTCTCTTGCAGCGGTTCCAGAGCACGCTGGTGGTCGCTGAGCACAACGATGACAAGTTGACTCCCATCACACTCAACGCCATCACGGCTGCCAACAAGCTTGGTGGGGACGTGTCCTGTCTGGTTGCTGGAGCAAACTGTGGCAAG GTTGCAGAAGAAATCAGCAAGGTTCAGGGTGTCAAGAAAGTTTTGGTGGTCCAGCATGATTCCTACAAAGGTGCACTTCCAG AGGAGTTGACTCCACTCATCCTGGCAACACACAAGCAGTTCAACTTCACCCACATCTGCGCCGGAGCTTCAGCCTTCGGGAAG AACCTGCTTCCCAGAGTTGCAGCCAAGTTGGATGTTGCTCCAATTTCAGATATTATTGAGATCAAGTCACCAGATACGTTTGTTCGAACCATCTATGCTG GTAACGCTCTCAGCACCGTGAAATGTAATGAGCCAGTGAAGGTGTTCACCGTCAGAGGGACGTCGTTCGAGGCTGCAGCCACAGAAGGAGGAAGTGCAACGAAGGAAGATG TTGCTGCTACCTCGCCTATGGATGTCTCTGAGTGGGTGGAGCAGAATCTGACCAAGAGTGATCGTCCAGAGCTGACCAGCGCCAAGGTGGTGGTGTCAGGAG GGCGCGGGCTGAAGAGTGGAGAGAACTTCAAGCTGCTCTACGATCTTGCTGACAAAATGAACGCCGCAG TGGGCGCCTCTCGAGCTGCAGTGGACGCCGGCTACGTTCCCAACGACATGCAGGTCGGACAAACCGGAAAGATCGTGGCCCCG GAGCTGTACATCGCAGTGGGCATCTCTGGAGCCATTCAGCACCTGGCAGGGATGAAGGACAGCAAG ACCATCGTCGCCATCAACAAGGACCCTGAAGCCCCCATCTTCCAGGTGGCCGACTTCGGGCTGGTGGCCGACCTGTTCAAG GCTGTTCCTGAGATGACCGAGGCGTTGAACAAGTGA
- the isl2a gene encoding insulin gene enhancer protein isl-2a isoform X1, which yields MAPLPVEVQVCRRHCWRICVFSPPLCRRRGTSFSPAARTRTPLLSSRSSCMVDILLRASFLDDMGDHSKKKSGLAMCVGCGGQILDQYILRVSPDLEWHAACLKCAECSQYLDETCTCYVREGKTYCKRDYLRLFGIKCAKCNSGFCSSDLVMRARERVFHMECFRCSVCSQNLLPGDEFSLRDDELLCRADHCLLLDRSAAGSPLSPGGLPARALHCPEPVSVRHPPHHRNHVHKQSEKTTRVRTVLNEKQLHTLRTCYNANPRPDALMKEQLVEMTGLSPRVIRVWFQNKRCKDKKKSILMKQLQQQQNSDKTNLQGLTGTPLVAGSPIRHESSIQGNPVEVQTYQPPWKTLSDFALQSDLDQPAFQQLVSFSESGSLGNSSASDVTSLSSHLPDTPNSMVPSPVDT from the exons ATGGCCCCTCTCCCTGTGGAGGTCCAGGTCTGCAGACGTCACTGCTGGAGGAtctgtgttttctctcctcctctctgtcggCGGCGCGGCACAAGTTTCTCTCCTGCCGCCAGGACCCGCAcgccgctcctctcctcccgCTCCTCCTGCATGGTGGACATCCTGCTGCGCGCTTCTTTCTTGGATGATATGGGGGATCATTCCAAAA AGAAGTCCGGACTCGCCATGTGTGTGGGCTGCGGAGGTCAGATCCTCGACCAGTACATCCTGAGAGTGTCCCCGGACCTGGAGTGGCACGCGGCCTGCCTCAAGTGCGCCGAGTGCAGCCAGTACCTGGACGAGACCTGCACGTGCTACGTCAGGGAAGGAAAGACCTACTGCAAGCGGGACTACCTGAG GCTGTTTGGAATCAAGTGTGCAAAGTGTAACTCGGGCTTCTGCAGCAGCGACTTGGTGATGCGCGCGCGGGAGCGCGTCTTCCACATGGAGTGTTTCCGGTGCTCGGTGTGCAGCCAGAACCTGCTGCCCGGGGACGAGTTCTCTCTGCGGGACGACGAGCTCTTGTGTCGGGCCGATCACTGCCTGCTGCTGGACAGGTCGGCCGCTGGAAGCCCGCTGAGTCCCGGTGGGCTTCCCGCCAGAGCCCTGCACTGTCCAG AACCGGTGTCGGTCCGGCATCCACCTCACCACCGGAACCACGTCCACAAGCAGTCGGAGAAGACCACGCGGGTCCGGACGGTTCTGAACGAGAAGCAGCTGCACACACTGCGGACCTGCTACAACGCCAACCCGAGGCCGGACGCGCTGATGAAGGAGCAGCTGGTGGAGATGACCGGCCTCAGTCCGCGGGTCATTCGGGTTTGGTTCCAGAACAAGCGGTGCAAAGACAAGAAGAAGTCCATCCTgatgaagcagctgcagcagcagcagaacagcgACAAGACC AACCTGCAAGGTCTGACCGGAACCCCTCTGGTCGCTGGAAGCCCAATCCGCCATGAGTCATCGATCCAAGGGAATCCAGTGGAGGTGCAGACCTACCAGCCCCCCTGGAAAACCCTCAGCGACTTCGCCCTGCAGAGTGACCTGGACCAGCCGGCCTTCCAACAACTG GTGTCTTTTTCGGAGTCGGGCTCGCTGGGAAACTCGTCGGCCAGTGACGTGACCTCTCTGTCCTCGCACTTACCGGACACACCGAACAGCATGGTTCCGAGCCCCGTGGACACGTGA